The DNA sequence TATCACTAAAATTACCAGCTTCTATTTTGTAAAAGTAAACACCGCTTGATAAATTACTACCGTCAAATTTAATGTTGTACTTTCCACTTGTTTTAAATTCATTTACTAAAGTTATTACTTCTTTACCAAGCATATCGTAAATTTTTAAAGTTACATGCCCGTCTTTTGGTAATTGGTAATTTATTGTTGTTAATGGATTAAAAGGATTGGGATAATTTTGTGAAAGTGAATATTGTTTTGGTAGTTCTTCAATATTTAATTCAACATTCTCAAAATTGTTTTTGTTAACAGATTCATATTCTATATCTAAACAATCACTTATATCGTACTTAACTTGTTCGTTAATATTACCACTTACTCTTATAAAATATTGTCCGGATTGCAATTTACTGCAATCAATTTTAAAGTAAGTTTTAATATCAGTAGTATCTTTTTTATTATAAGAAATATCCTTTATTTGTGAAATAACTTCACCATTATTTTTTACTAATTCTAATGTTAATTTAATTCCATTGGTTGATAAATTTGTCTTTTCCCTGTTTATAAAATAAGCACAATCAGCAAACTCTAAAGAACTTTCTTTAGTTAAATTTAATAGTTCGGTTGACATCATCTCGGTTAACCTTTTACTATCTTTTATTTTGGTTGAATCATTAATTTCTCTAAACTTAATGCTTTCGCCATCAAGCTTAATATTTCCAAGTTGGTAAACTATTTCAGAATTATTTTTTGTTAAAACAAGCATTCTAGAATAGTTAAATTTTTCATCTTCAGAAGTCTTTTGCATTGTACTAAAATTATATGAAACAGGTCTCACTTGATAGGGTGCCGAACCACTTCTATAAAAACCAATTGCTTTTATTTGTGCAAATTCCTCGCCATTGCTTATTTGTAAATCTTGCCCAAAGTAAGCTGTTGGTAATGTTTTAATAGTTGAATAACTGCCATTTTCAAATTTTACATAATGTGCTACATTATACATATTTGACCATGCTATTATTGAACCATCGTTACCGGATCCTTTAGAATTATTATTTGTCGGATATGCTGCTGCTCCATTTTCAAATAACGAATTAGATGACCAAGTGTTATTAGTATTACTTGTTTTTCTTTTTATAATGGCAGTTGGTATACTGCTAGAATTATATCCACTCCAACTAATTACTGGAAAATCATCATGTGCAGAAATTGATGGATTAATATTATAAGTAAATCCGGAACTGGCCGAAATTGTTGTTTCGTCTTTGATGGTACCGTTTTGGAGAAGTTCACAATATTTTATTTGTGTATTACTGTTTTGATACGCTAAAAAGAATCTGTATAACGAGCCCATTATTGATGGATTTTGACTGCTTGATGTTGAATTTGTTACAGTATAATTTGTTACTGAGGTAATTCTTTCAGTAATAGAATCAATATTTAGCTTAAGAGAAATTAATTGAGATGTTGATGTGGGTTTAAAAACAACAAAAATTAAGTTATTATAAACTCCAATAACTGGCTTTGTATCGTAAGTATATGTTGTTAAATCATATATATTATCATCCCAAATTCTATTGCCGTTAACAAATTTAGTCACATTTAGTCCCAAGCAAGTTGAAAGAAAAACAAATCTATCCGCTTGATAAACTACATAAACATTATTCATGCCGTCGTTTGATTCTGCAATTGATACACTTTTTGCATTACTGGGGTATGGATTTACCCTTTGTTCTGGAGTCCATGTTGTGCCTCCATTACTGCTGTATGTATACCAAACACTTCCCATACTTTCATAAACCATGTGTAATCCGCCGTTTGAGGTTCTTACTATTTTTCGCTGGCTGTTAGTATTGAAACCTGTTGTTACATTTTGCCTTTAAGATTAGCTTGAACGATTGCATTAGCTGTATTAAAAACAACTGGGGTTTCTAATGCAGTTTCATTTTGAAAAGTAGCACTGCCTGTTGGATTGGCACTCCAATTTTGGAAATAAAATTCTCTTGTACCCACTAAACTATTAACATAAATATTTTGTTGTTGAATTGCTTT is a window from the Ignavibacteriota bacterium genome containing:
- a CDS encoding T9SS type A sorting domain-containing protein, which codes for MSTELLNLTKESSLEFADCAYFINREKTNLSTNGIKLTLELVKNNGEVISQIKDISYNKKDTTDIKTYFKIDCSKLQSGQYFIRVSGNINEQVKYDISDCLDIEYESVNKNNFENVELNIEELPKQYSLSQNYPNPFNPLTTINYQLPKDGHVTLKIYDMLGKEVITLVNEFKTSGKYNIKFDGSNLSSGVYFYKIEAGNFSDTKKLILMK